The genome window TATGCCCCTGAGATAAAATCTTTCCTTATTGATGACCTGAATGACGTCAGAGGAAAGCTCTCTGAAGAGCAGATTATATTTCTTGGAAAACTTGGCGAAGTTGTGTCTAACTCAGATATGTCAGGCGAGGAGCTTCAGCAGAAGATTTATGAAATTGCACAGGAACTCGGAGTTCCTCTGAAGGCAGCATTTCAGAGTATCTATCTTGTCACTCTTGACAAAGCCTATGGACCAAAGGCAGGGATGTTTCTTGCCTCTCTGCCGAGAAAATGGGTTGTCAAAAGACTTGAAGATGCAGCCTCATAAACTTATAAACTTATAAACTTATAAACTTATAAGCTCGGCCTCTAACCCATCATTGACCTCAACAATAGCATAGCCCATGTGCATTGGACCCGGATTTACAATAAGCTTTCCCTGCCATTTCTCAATGCCCTTTGCTTCATGGACATGCCCGCATATTACCAACTCCATATCAGCATCTCTTATAAAATTTCTGAGAGCTTTGCTCCCAGCCCTTATTCCTGAACCTGTTCTGTCAAGAATGCCGTAGGGAGGGGTATGGCTGATAAAGATTTTCTTCTCTATATTGCCAAGAGAATTATATGCTTTCTCAACTATCCTGGACAGCTTCTCCTCAGAGTATTCCTGAGGTGTGGCAAAGGGTGTTATGTTAGACCCTCCAAGGCCGAAGAAACCTGTGCCATTGATAACTGTACTTCTGCCATGAAGCCAGACTTTGAGTTCTTTCAGTGCATCATTAACAGATAATAAGTCACAGTTTCCATGAACTGCCAGAATTTTAGGGTTATATTTCATGAACTCCCTTATAATTTTCATTGCGTCATCTCTGTCCCCAAAATTAGTTATGTCACCTACGAGAATTACAATGTCAGCTTCTCTAAGCTCAGACTCAATCTTTTTAATATTTGTGTATCTTCCATGTATGTCAGAGATGCAGAGCAATCGCATAATTTAACTTTATTTTTAAGAAGTATATATGTTTCTGCAATTCTATAAGGTTCGTTACTAACAGTAAAATTCAGGGAGATATTACCTACAATGGTGATGATACTGGCTACTGATGAAGAACTTCTGGAGGAAATTTCTTATTCCAATTTTGATAAATATTTTCGTGCTGGTTTGGTTATACACCGGGCAGACATCTTAGAAAGGTTAAAGAATTTCAAAGGTTACCCTTCCACCTCTTAGCATGGCCATAATACACGCCAGAAAGCCCTTCACAAAAGAAGAGTCCCTTGATGCTCTCGAACACTATGTGAGAGAGTGGTTTGAGAGAAGCTTTAATGATTTGACACCTCCCCAGCTCTTCTCATTCAAATTAATCTCCAGAAAAAGAAATGTAATAATAGCTGCTCCCACCGGCTCAGGAAAAACTCTTGCAGGCTTCATGACAATTCTCAGCGAACTCTTCAAAATTGGCGAGAAAGGCAAGCTCAAGCAGAAAGTTTACTGCATATATATCTCACCCCTTAAAGCTCTTGACAACGATGTGAAGAAAAACCTCCTCGTTCCTCTGAAGGAAATAAGAGAAATAGCAAAAGAGAAGGGAATTGAACTTCCCGAAGTAGACGTGGGGCTGAGAACTGGCGATGTGTCGCCCGCTGAGAAGTCAAAGCAGCTGAGAAAACCACCTCATATTCTGATAACCACACCGGAAAGCCTGGCTATTATGCTGAATGCCCCGAAATTTGTTGAGCATCTCAGAGAGGTACGCTGGATTATAGTTGATGAAATTCACGAGCTTGCCAGCAATAAAAGAGGGACGCATCTCAGCCTCAGTATAGAGAGACTTCAGGAATTTGTGGGGAGAGAGTTTGTAAGAATCGGGCTCGGAGCAACCCTCCACCCATTGAAAGAAGCTGCAAAGTATCTTGTTGGTTATTCCAGCACGAAAAAGCTGAGAAGCTGCACAATAATAGACGTAAGCTGGTCAAAGAAGTTCGACCTGAAAGTCGTCTCGCCAGTCAGCGATTTGATAAATACACCAGCCCAAATCCTGAATGAAAAACTCTATGAATTTCTCGACAGATATATATCAGGGCACGAAGTCACACTCATCTTCACAAACACAAGGTCAGGAACCGAAAAGGTTGTATATGGACTAAAGGAAAGATGGCCGGAGAAGTACAATGACAGCAGTATTGCTGCCCATCATGGCTCTCTTGGCAGAGATACTCGCCTTGATGTGGAGGACAGACTTAAGAGAGGCGAGCTTAAAGCTGTTGTGAGTTCCACATCTCTGGAGCTGGGAATAGATATTGGTTCTGTTGACCTTGTGGTGCAGATAGGCTCACCAAAAAGTACCACAAGAGCGGTACAGAGAATTGGTAGAGCAGGACACAGAGTACACAGAACTGCTAAGGGAAGAGTAATAGCTCTTGACAGGAATGACCTGGTTGAGACTACTGTTATGCTGAAAAACGCTATGGAAAAGAAGCTGGATAAAATTCAAATCCCGAAAAATGCCCTTGACATTCTTGCCCAACATATTGTCGGAATGTCTCTAACCCGAAAGTGGGATGTGGAAGAGGCATTTGAAGTTATTAAGAGGAGCTATCCCTACAATGATTTAAACCCTGAGACATTCAAAAAGCTTCTTCATTATCTTGCCGGACACTATGCAGAGCTACAGGACAGAAAAGTTTACGGCAAGATATGGTATGAGCCCGATGAAGGCACCTTCGGAAGACGCGGTAAATACACAAGGATAATCTACTACCTCAACCTCGGGGCCATACCTGACGAAGTTAAGGTTGGTGTTTATCTTCTGCCCGAGAAGCGACATCTGGGCGGTATAGAGGAAGAGTTTCTTGAAAAGCTGAAAAAACAGGATATTTTTGTTCTGGGAGGAAAACCATATAAATTCAGATATTCGAGAGGAATGCGCTGCTATGTCGAGAAAGTACCTCCCTCCACATCCCCAACCATACCTGCATGGTTTTCAGAGATGCTTCCCCTCAGCTTTGACCTTGCTATGGAAATCCAGAAATTTAGGAGCAAGCTGGCAGCAAAGCTTAAAAAAAGCTCTAAAGAAGATGCAGAAAAATGGCTACTTAAAAATTATCCTGTAAGCCATAATGCAGCCAGAGCTATTCTGGATTACTTCTGGCTTCAGAGCAGGTATTCTTTAATCCCGGGCACTAAAGACTTTCTTGTTGAGGACACCTATGACGAAGGAAGACACTATCTTGTGTTTCACAGCCTTTTCGGAAGAAGGGTTAATGATGTTCTCTCAAGAGCTTTTGCAAGTATAATATCAAAGAAAATAAAGCATAGTGTTGCCATAGTAGTAAGTGATAATGGCTTTGCTCTTCAGCTACCT of archaeon BMS3Bbin15 contains these proteins:
- the cshA_1 gene encoding DEAD-box ATP-dependent RNA helicase CshA, translated to MAIIHARKPFTKEESLDALEHYVREWFERSFNDLTPPQLFSFKLISRKRNVIIAAPTGSGKTLAGFMTILSELFKIGEKGKLKQKVYCIYISPLKALDNDVKKNLLVPLKEIREIAKEKGIELPEVDVGLRTGDVSPAEKSKQLRKPPHILITTPESLAIMLNAPKFVEHLREVRWIIVDEIHELASNKRGTHLSLSIERLQEFVGREFVRIGLGATLHPLKEAAKYLVGYSSTKKLRSCTIIDVSWSKKFDLKVVSPVSDLINTPAQILNEKLYEFLDRYISGHEVTLIFTNTRSGTEKVVYGLKERWPEKYNDSSIAAHHGSLGRDTRLDVEDRLKRGELKAVVSSTSLELGIDIGSVDLVVQIGSPKSTTRAVQRIGRAGHRVHRTAKGRVIALDRNDLVETTVMLKNAMEKKLDKIQIPKNALDILAQHIVGMSLTRKWDVEEAFEVIKRSYPYNDLNPETFKKLLHYLAGHYAELQDRKVYGKIWYEPDEGTFGRRGKYTRIIYYLNLGAIPDEVKVGVYLLPEKRHLGGIEEEFLEKLKKQDIFVLGGKPYKFRYSRGMRCYVEKVPPSTSPTIPAWFSEMLPLSFDLAMEIQKFRSKLAAKLKKSSKEDAEKWLLKNYPVSHNAARAILDYFWLQSRYSLIPGTKDFLVEDTYDEGRHYLVFHSLFGRRVNDVLSRAFASIISKKIKHSVAIVVSDNGFALQLPSDKNVNLEDVFKELLKSDLKELIMKTMENTELLRRRFRHCAARSFLVLRNYRGYKISVAKQQVSSQTLLKVLKEIDEDFPVIQETYREILQDVLDIHRAEKVIGWLREGRLILKKTETPVPSPFSHNLILLGEADIIQTEDRKSRLLALHRLVMEKIKNIEA
- a CDS encoding phosphodiesterase produces the protein MRLLCISDIHGRYTNIKKIESELREADIVILVGDITNFGDRDDAMKIIREFMKYNPKILAVHGNCDLLSVNDALKELKVWLHGRSTVINGTGFFGLGGSNITPFATPQEYSEEKLSRIVEKAYNSLGNIEKKIFISHTPPYGILDRTGSGIRAGSKALRNFIRDADMELVICGHVHEAKGIEKWQGKLIVNPGPMHMGYAIVEVNDGLEAELISL